GGTCAGGTCATTGGTCTTATGCAATACTTTATGCATTATTAATTATCGGATTTACATTCTTCTATACTTATGTTCAGTTCAATCCAATTGAACTGGCTAATAACATGAAGAAGAATGGTGGATTTATACCTGGTATAAGACCTGGTAAGCCGACTTCCGAATATATTGCAAAGGTATTGAACAGGATAACCTGGTTTGGTGCATTGTTCCTTGCTCTTATAACGATATTCCCATATATCATTGGTTGGATTACAGGAGTACAAGGAGTTTGGTTTGCAGGAACAAGCGTTCTGATCTTGGTTGGTGTTGCAATTGATACCGTAAGACAAATCGAGTCACAAATGCTTATGAGACACTATAAAGGATTCTTGGAATAAGGTCCTTTCAAATTAGATTAGTTAGCAAATGGTTTGGGGTTTATGATACGTCATAAGCCCTAAACTTAATGTTATGAGTAATTGTAAAGAGGTGACAATAATGAGGATCATATTATTAGGAGCTCCCGGAGCTGGAAAGGGAACTCAAGCAAAAATTATTTCTGAAAAACTCACTATTCCGCATATTTCAACCGGTGATATTTTCAGAGCAAACATAAAAGGAAATACTCCTCTTGGACAAAAGGCAAAAGAATATATGGACAAAGGAGAACTTGTACCGGACGAATTGACTGTGGAAATAGTAAAGGACAGATTGGGAAATGCCGACTGTGCAAACGGATTTATTTTGGATGGCTTCCCAAGAACAATTCCTCAAGCCGAATATCTTGATAAAGTATTGGTACAAATGAATATTAATCTGGACGTAGCTATTTTAATAGATGTAAAAGATGAAGATATTATACAAAGAATGTCCGGAAGACGTGTGTGTACAAACTGTGGTGCAACATATAATGTTGTATTCAATCCTACAAAAGAAGAAGGAATATGTGATGTTTGCAAATCTCCTGTTATTCAAAGAGCTGATGATGCTGCAGAAACAGTATTGAACAGACTTGAAACATATCATAAGCAAACACAGCCACTTATCAATTATTATGAAAATGCTGGCAAGCTAAAAATAGCTGTAGGTGCCGGAGAAGTAGAAGAAACATCACAACGTGTAATGAAAGTTTTAGGTATTTAAAATGTATACTATAAAATCACAATCTGAAATTGAAAAGATGAAAAAAGCTGGGGAGATTTTATATGAAACTCTTCAACTAATAAAGAAAAATACTGTACCGGGTGTTACCACAAAGGAATTGGACAGAATTGCTGAAGAGTATATTACAAAGAATCATGCAATACCTTCTTTTAAAGGATATGATGTTGGTGTTCCTGGAATGGCTCCTTTTCCCGGCAGTATATGCGCATCTGTCAATGAGGAAGTGGTTCATGGGATACCAAGTTTAAAGCCTTTAAAAGATGGCGATATTATCAGTATAGATGTTGGTGTGTATTTAAACGGATATCATGCGGATGCAGCAAGGACCTTTGCCGTAGGAAATATAACTGCTGAAGCACAAAGACTTATTGATGAAACGCGTCAGAGTTTCTTTGAAGGATTAAAACAAATGGTTATAGGCAATCACATAAGAAATATATCAGAAGCTATTCAAAATCATGTTGAGAGTAAGGGCTTTTCGGTTGTAAGAGATTTTGTAGGGCACGGTATTGGAAGAGATTTACATGAGATGCCTGATATACCTAATTACGTTACAAAGAGAAGAGGCCCACGGCTTGAAAGCGGGATGACGATAGCTGTTGAGCCAATGATTAATGCAGGTAGCTATAGTGTAAAAGTTTTAGAAAACAGATGGACTGTTGTAACAACTGACAAATCGCTTTCTGCACACTATGAGAATACAGTAGCAATTACTAACGACGGACCGGTTATACTGACAAGGTTCTAATAAATATTTTAGATATTTTTATAAATTGTATTGTTATAATTTTAGTTTTCCTGTATAATTTATATTTGGTTTGACTGTGTAAATTTTATGCTTAGAGGTGAATTACATTGAATGTAGTCCTGGGACAGGTTGTACTTTCTAAAGCAGGGCGGGACGCAGGAAGAATATTTGTAGTGACAGGTTTGATTGATGATAGTTATGTACTCATCAGTGATGGAAGCTCCAGAAGATTGGAGAATCCTAAAAAAAAGAAGTTGAGACACCTGATTGTTACAAACAATGTTATCGAAGCTATTGCACAGAAAATTTCTTCAGGAGAAAAATGCACAAATGCCGAGGTAAGGAAGGCACTTGTTGAATATAATGTACCTGTTGACAGTAAAGTTTAGTTAAGAGCAATGAATTTATAAATGTATTATTTATCCTTTGGAGGAGGTGTTAGTTTGGCAAAAGATGATGTTATAGAGGTTGAAGGTACTGTTATTGAAGCATTGCCTAATGCTATGTTTCAGGTAGAGCTTGAGAACGGGCATAAGGTATTGGCTCACATTTCAGGTAAGCTCAGAATGAATTTTATAAGGATTCTTCCGGGAGATAAGGTAACCCTTGAATTGTCACCATACGACCTTACCAGAGGAAGGATAACTTGGAGAGCAAAATAATATATACCTAAAGGTATTATTTATTAATATAAAAGTATTACCCAATTAACTAATTAAGCAGATTTTTTTCTTATTATAAGGAGGATATAGCGATGAAAGTAAAACCATCAGTTAAGACTATATGCGAAAAGTGCAAAATTATTAAAAGAAAAGGCAGAGTAATGGTTATCTGCGAAAACCCAAAGCACAAGCAAAAACAGGGTTAATATTGGACCCACATCTATGTTTTATTTAATTTCGTAAAATCTCGGCAAGAAGCGGCTGAACAAAAGAATTTCCCGATTCATTGTTTTCTTGTTGACATTTTAAATATTTGACGATATCGTTTGGACATGAGCCTATGGGAATGGCATCGTTAAATTTCATGATCCAACGGTGGAGAATTAGTTTGAGTGCAGCAATTATGGCAGCACGAATTTTAATGGAGGTGTAAGTAAAGATGGCACGTATTGCCGGAGTAGATTTGCCCAGAGAAAAAAGGGTAGAAATTGGTCTCACTTATATTTACGGTATCGGAAGACCTAAGTCTAATGAAATTCTCGTTAAGACTGGCGTTAACCCTGATACTCGTGTTAGAGATCTCACTGATGATGAAATAAACAAAATCAGAGAAGTAATTGACAAAGAATACAAGGTTGAAGGTGACCTTAGAAGAGAAATAGCATTAAACATCAAGCGTCTTATTGAAATCGGATGCTACAGAGGAAGAAGACACAGAATGGGTCTTCCTGTAAGAGGACAGCGTACAAAGACAAATGCAAGGACTAGAAAAGGCCCTTCAAAGCCCGTTAGTGGCAAAAAGAAATAGTTAAAGGAGGTTTGCGAATAAATGGCAACGAAGACTGGTGCTAAAAGAACTACCAGAAAAAGAAGAGAACGTAAAAACATTGAACGTGGAGCTGCTCATATCCGTTCATCTTTTAATAATACAATTGTTACCTTGACAGACACTGCCGGAAATGCACTATCATGGGCAAGTGCAGGCGGACTTGGCTTCAGAGGTTCAAGAAAGAGCACACCATTTGCTGCACAGATGGCTGCTGAGACCGCTGCAAAAGCTGCAATGGAGCATGGACTTAAAACTGTTGAAGTATACGTAAAGGGACCTGGAGCAGGTAGAGAAGCCGCTATTAGAGCTTTGCAAGCTGCTGGACT
This region of Clostridium sp. BNL1100 genomic DNA includes:
- a CDS encoding adenylate kinase; this encodes MRIILLGAPGAGKGTQAKIISEKLTIPHISTGDIFRANIKGNTPLGQKAKEYMDKGELVPDELTVEIVKDRLGNADCANGFILDGFPRTIPQAEYLDKVLVQMNINLDVAILIDVKDEDIIQRMSGRRVCTNCGATYNVVFNPTKEEGICDVCKSPVIQRADDAAETVLNRLETYHKQTQPLINYYENAGKLKIAVGAGEVEETSQRVMKVLGI
- the map gene encoding type I methionyl aminopeptidase, coding for MYTIKSQSEIEKMKKAGEILYETLQLIKKNTVPGVTTKELDRIAEEYITKNHAIPSFKGYDVGVPGMAPFPGSICASVNEEVVHGIPSLKPLKDGDIISIDVGVYLNGYHADAARTFAVGNITAEAQRLIDETRQSFFEGLKQMVIGNHIRNISEAIQNHVESKGFSVVRDFVGHGIGRDLHEMPDIPNYVTKRRGPRLESGMTIAVEPMINAGSYSVKVLENRWTVVTTDKSLSAHYENTVAITNDGPVILTRF
- a CDS encoding KOW domain-containing RNA-binding protein encodes the protein MNVVLGQVVLSKAGRDAGRIFVVTGLIDDSYVLISDGSSRRLENPKKKKLRHLIVTNNVIEAIAQKISSGEKCTNAEVRKALVEYNVPVDSKV
- the infA gene encoding translation initiation factor IF-1; its protein translation is MAKDDVIEVEGTVIEALPNAMFQVELENGHKVLAHISGKLRMNFIRILPGDKVTLELSPYDLTRGRITWRAK
- the rpmJ gene encoding 50S ribosomal protein L36 produces the protein MKVKPSVKTICEKCKIIKRKGRVMVICENPKHKQKQG
- the rpsM gene encoding 30S ribosomal protein S13, producing MARIAGVDLPREKRVEIGLTYIYGIGRPKSNEILVKTGVNPDTRVRDLTDDEINKIREVIDKEYKVEGDLRREIALNIKRLIEIGCYRGRRHRMGLPVRGQRTKTNARTRKGPSKPVSGKKK
- the rpsK gene encoding 30S ribosomal protein S11 — encoded protein: MATKTGAKRTTRKRRERKNIERGAAHIRSSFNNTIVTLTDTAGNALSWASAGGLGFRGSRKSTPFAAQMAAETAAKAAMEHGLKTVEVYVKGPGAGREAAIRALQAAGLEVSLIKDVTPIPHNGCRPPKRRRV